From one Desmospora activa DSM 45169 genomic stretch:
- a CDS encoding DMT family transporter: protein MGLWLICLGAIAWGTAGLAAKLLILHHGMTPLEIGAWRLLVAAPLLWMAAIWESRGHVFVSAGRRGLVWILLFGLALAGYQLTYFNAVDRTLVSTATLIAICTAPLLVAAVSALVLREPLGARTLLALGLGVMGVALVIGISGLATLTDSRYLGGNLLALGAATCYGGYTLIGKQLVRMLPPFRIAAAAFSTGAMMLLPFIAWPPPSWQAWGLLLYLGAVPTGLAYLLYMAGLKRTSATHASIAALLEPLTASLLAMGLLGERLPLMGWLGATLLLASLAVMTVPKGNRVNRTEG from the coding sequence ATGGGATTATGGTTGATTTGTTTGGGGGCCATCGCCTGGGGAACCGCCGGTTTAGCGGCGAAGCTTTTGATCTTGCACCATGGGATGACTCCCTTGGAAATTGGGGCGTGGCGTCTGTTGGTCGCAGCTCCGCTGTTGTGGATGGCTGCGATCTGGGAAAGCCGCGGCCATGTGTTTGTATCTGCGGGACGGCGTGGACTGGTCTGGATTCTACTGTTCGGCCTGGCGCTGGCGGGTTACCAGCTTACTTACTTTAACGCTGTTGACCGCACACTGGTATCAACGGCTACTCTGATCGCCATCTGTACGGCTCCACTGTTGGTGGCGGCGGTTTCCGCTTTGGTATTGCGGGAGCCGTTGGGAGCCCGTACCTTGCTTGCATTGGGGTTGGGTGTGATGGGAGTGGCATTGGTGATCGGGATCAGTGGATTGGCCACATTAACCGATTCCCGCTATCTCGGCGGAAACCTGCTCGCATTGGGCGCTGCTACATGCTATGGGGGATATACATTGATCGGGAAGCAATTGGTGCGCATGCTGCCACCGTTTCGAATCGCTGCAGCTGCCTTTAGCACAGGGGCGATGATGCTTCTCCCCTTTATTGCATGGCCGCCGCCCTCATGGCAAGCGTGGGGACTGCTACTATACCTGGGTGCCGTTCCAACCGGATTAGCTTACCTTCTCTATATGGCTGGACTAAAACGGACCAGTGCTACCCACGCCTCCATCGCTGCGCTACTGGAACCACTGACCGCTTCCCTCCTGGCCATGGGTTTGCTGGGGGAGCGTTTACCCTTGATGGGTTGGCTGGGAGCGACCTTATTACTCGCTTCTTTGGCTGTAATGACCGTACCGAAGGGAAACCGTGTGAACCGGACAGAAGGGTAG